Proteins encoded in a region of the Methanobrevibacter millerae genome:
- a CDS encoding Ig-like domain repeat protein → MSIDNSDFPLKISNTEDIHDEIIAKYPVGIGNTYYNGDYKNEYGDYEYNDSYYDYTKDSSIDYPITGVYHGPYVEPGLVIKEFNISAEDIDSNNYVTINVKFNGTICSNIFSLERYPVKILENDKIIGIIAENTVSNTDYPRSPEDSSWSTLEPNYAFTTSFKYKLKDDTTELRLILCSFSSNTLVFHGLTKIPLTNLNENSIRILNNNKVHTSNSSWLNNVESLNKALELVEENGTIILNNTDFYINSKININKNISIIGNNVTINALENPEIFEIISDVKLTNITFKNASDYMLNIKNVNCILENCIFTQTNGKIINNTGNLKIINSSFKDIDGIKTFNKMKVNNNTYTLIYNQNTIEIKNTTYANIKLPRYIELDNQIVNSSYLIYNLKNSLIKIDDSNYNNVSAKIIHNDGSMHLKNTNITNNNIELPILKTTSYHKKLNNTELISSYIKTFDPSTITGLIDNSCEMNISNCNIENLTWVGKNGTGNPLHDSYYIFFYIKNPYEVYGVYGVPSTSFSTKAGAIYNTGKLNINTTTFKNLKATNSGAIENEGTLTINNTLFENTKSDRNGGAITNKKTLTVENTLFNHTTAGLGDNGDGGAIYTTGNATINKSNFTYCEGTYGQAIVNYGNIAVNGSIFDRSKDNSRLNRNGGVLYNGEDGTFTLTNSVIENTRFKQSSIWPTMFYGVVINEGDMTLTRNVFNNNTPTSYQNIIGTYNLYNTGKMNATFNIFTNTMRSHYTQTTYLYAFNNNNGEFYMNHNYFDYNKDPYKNHTNMEVNQFFVLNFEPNYMPLEIGENTTLKVTLKQNNGKFYSDYSKLPEMNIILDVNGTVMTKKLVDGETSININNTQNKGTYYVTAYYGEWNQTVQIDIGKENSSLEVEAEEIYYGDDAKFYMTVTGNYTHQPTGNITIIVDGKEYTAKIKDTKAELTIPGMIPKTYDLVIRYEGDEDYFKAFFHENYTVHKYPTQMNISIEPIYYGQNGVVLVSLSPSGFTNQAYMYVTGQNQKTVYVRDGSKLPLKNFAAGEYNVTIVTWDHSKYEACNASAVFIVKKYETNLTVNTSDIMAGETAYLNITLAPEGEVAGEANLTINNKTETIYLKNGNNTVKLENLTGGSYNITIFFPGDKKYSNSSANTVLNVKKHNTTMDVTVEEDKITVKVNPSNATGTVNLYINDQLQQLNLTNGTATFAPNYNRFNNSIFVYYEGDDYYNYTTFNATYENNKLANLTGYDVLTYDGESGTIYVTLTDESGYGIFGKNITISINNKKYTHTTNQSGIASLTLTLPIGNYTITSKYDNYTAENTFTVLKNINMTTVGDIEVYDNERFQYYVKLTDGRNNNIKNAEVTFTVNGQKYINKTNNNGIARIFLTLNKGNYTITAKYKTETLTNKINVRENDNYTLTANDLEMYYRDGSAFNVTLKDGNDNTLSGRIITFTINNNTYQRTTDKNGVASIQINLAPGKYEIKTTYIDTSTTNKILIKDYPVIITGEDVEMYYRDGTNYTVSLKDTRGIALTNVNVIFTVDGENYTRTTNKDGIASIAINLPEGTYTITATYKNASTTNKIVVKDYAPVITGNDVEMYYRDGTNYTITLKNTKGAPLINVDVTFTIDGENYTRSTNSQGIASITINLPEGTYTITATYKNASTTNKIVVKDYEPVITGSDIEMYYRDGTNYTITLKNTQGTPISNADVIFNINNRNYTRITDSNGIARITINLPAGTYTIKATYKNASTTNKVTVKDYEPVITGIDVEMYYRDGTNYTITLKNSKGDILSNKVVTFNVDGDDYNRTTNSNGEASVTINLPAGTYTIKTTYKNVSTTNRITVKEYPPVLTTEDLEMYFHDNSTFKATLTNTNGDVLTNRKVTFTIGNETYTGTTNNQGVASIAINLAPGNYTIKTAYQNLTKTNNIEIRTNYNLETKDLVMIYKDGSRFTAKLTDKNGNTLKNATVLFTINGQLYTRKTNDEGIASIAINLNSGIHTITTRYQEEFKTNNITIKATVEAKDVVKVYRNATQYYAKFTDNAGKVLKNTQVTFNINGVYYTRTTNESGVAKLNLNLQQGKYILTAINPITGENAANNITILPTITENRDITKYYKNATQYTVKLIKPDGSIAGAGEKVTFNINGVYYERTTNESGIAKMNINLNPGDYIITAEYAGCKVSNNIKVLPTIKAQDLTKKYGVSSPFTATLLDGTGKALANEKVTFNINGVFYTRTTDADGIAKLNINLQAGKYIITSSYNGLNVANTVTVQS, encoded by the coding sequence ATGAGTATTGATAATTCAGATTTTCCACTAAAAATTAGCAATACTGAAGATATTCATGATGAAATTATTGCTAAATACCCTGTTGGTATTGGCAACACATACTATAATGGTGATTATAAAAATGAATATGGTGATTATGAATATAATGATAGTTACTATGATTATACTAAAGATTCATCTATAGATTATCCTATTACAGGAGTATATCATGGTCCCTATGTCGAACCTGGGCTGGTAATAAAAGAATTTAATATTAGTGCAGAAGATATTGATTCAAATAATTATGTAACAATTAATGTAAAATTTAATGGAACAATATGCAGCAATATTTTTTCTTTAGAAAGATACCCTGTAAAAATACTGGAAAATGATAAAATAATTGGAATAATAGCAGAAAACACTGTTTCAAATACAGATTATCCTAGAAGCCCTGAGGATTCTTCGTGGTCTACATTAGAACCAAATTATGCATTTACAACATCATTTAAATACAAATTAAAAGATGACACTACTGAATTAAGATTAATATTATGTAGTTTTTCATCAAATACACTTGTATTTCACGGATTGACAAAAATTCCATTAACTAATTTAAATGAAAACTCGATTAGAATTTTAAATAATAATAAAGTACATACTTCCAATTCCTCCTGGTTAAACAATGTCGAATCTTTGAATAAAGCACTTGAATTAGTAGAAGAAAATGGAACAATCATTTTAAATAATACTGACTTTTATATTAACTCAAAAATAAACATCAATAAAAACATTTCAATAATTGGAAATAATGTTACAATCAATGCTTTGGAAAATCCAGAAATATTTGAAATTATATCTGATGTAAAATTAACAAATATTACTTTTAAAAATGCTTCAGATTATATGTTAAATATTAAAAATGTAAATTGCATATTAGAAAACTGTATTTTCACGCAAACCAATGGAAAAATTATTAATAACACAGGAAATCTTAAAATAATCAATTCATCATTTAAGGACATTGATGGAATAAAAACATTCAACAAAATGAAGGTGAATAATAATACATATACTTTAATTTATAATCAGAATACTATTGAAATAAAAAACACAACATATGCAAATATAAAATTACCAAGATATATTGAATTAGACAATCAAATAGTAAATTCAAGTTATTTAATTTATAATTTAAAAAATTCCTTAATAAAAATAGACGATAGTAATTATAATAATGTATCCGCCAAAATAATCCACAATGATGGAAGTATGCATCTTAAAAATACAAATATCACAAATAACAATATTGAATTACCCATACTGAAAACAACATCATATCATAAAAAACTCAACAACACAGAATTAATTTCATCATACATTAAAACCTTTGATCCTAGTACCATTACTGGATTAATAGATAACTCATGTGAAATGAATATCTCAAATTGCAATATTGAAAACCTAACCTGGGTAGGGAAAAATGGAACAGGTAATCCCCTTCATGATTCATACTATATATTCTTTTATATCAAAAATCCATATGAAGTATATGGAGTATATGGTGTCCCATCAACAAGCTTTTCAACAAAAGCAGGAGCAATATACAATACAGGAAAACTAAACATCAACACAACAACATTCAAAAACCTCAAAGCAACCAATTCCGGAGCAATAGAAAATGAAGGAACACTCACAATAAACAATACCCTATTTGAAAACACCAAATCAGACAGGAATGGTGGAGCAATAACAAATAAAAAAACACTGACTGTTGAAAACACATTGTTTAACCATACAACAGCAGGATTAGGTGATAATGGTGATGGTGGAGCAATATACACAACAGGAAACGCAACAATAAACAAAAGCAACTTCACATACTGCGAAGGTACTTACGGCCAGGCAATAGTCAACTACGGAAACATAGCGGTAAACGGCTCAATATTCGACAGGTCAAAAGACAACAGCAGATTAAACCGAAACGGAGGAGTGCTGTACAACGGAGAAGACGGAACATTCACATTAACTAATTCAGTTATTGAAAATACCAGATTCAAACAATCATCAATATGGCCTACAATGTTTTACGGTGTTGTAATAAATGAAGGAGACATGACACTAACCAGAAACGTATTCAACAACAACACACCAACATCATACCAAAACATCATAGGAACATATAACCTATACAATACAGGAAAAATGAATGCTACTTTCAACATATTTACAAATACCATGAGGTCACATTATACACAAACGACTTATTTATATGCATTCAACAACAATAATGGTGAATTTTATATGAATCACAATTATTTTGACTACAACAAAGATCCATATAAAAACCACACCAACATGGAAGTCAACCAGTTCTTTGTCCTAAACTTCGAACCTAATTACATGCCATTGGAAATCGGAGAAAACACAACATTGAAAGTTACTCTAAAACAAAATAACGGTAAATTCTATTCAGATTATTCCAAACTGCCGGAAATGAACATTATATTGGACGTTAACGGTACAGTCATGACCAAAAAATTAGTTGATGGTGAAACATCAATCAACATAAACAACACACAAAATAAAGGAACATACTATGTAACCGCATATTATGGTGAATGGAACCAGACTGTGCAGATAGATATCGGAAAAGAAAACTCAAGTCTTGAAGTTGAAGCAGAAGAAATCTATTATGGTGATGATGCGAAATTCTACATGACCGTAACTGGAAACTATACGCACCAGCCAACCGGGAACATTACAATAATCGTTGACGGAAAGGAATACACAGCAAAAATCAAAGACACCAAAGCTGAATTGACAATCCCCGGAATGATACCAAAAACATATGATTTGGTAATACGCTATGAAGGTGATGAGGATTACTTCAAGGCGTTCTTCCATGAAAACTATACTGTGCACAAATATCCTACACAGATGAACATTTCAATTGAACCTATATATTATGGACAAAACGGAGTAGTTTTAGTTAGCCTATCACCAAGCGGTTTTACAAATCAGGCATACATGTACGTCACAGGACAAAATCAAAAAACAGTATATGTGCGTGACGGCAGTAAATTGCCTTTAAAGAACTTTGCAGCAGGAGAATATAACGTTACAATCGTAACATGGGATCACTCCAAATACGAAGCATGCAACGCATCAGCAGTATTCATTGTTAAAAAATACGAAACCAACCTTACAGTAAACACATCAGACATTATGGCCGGCGAAACAGCATATCTTAACATAACATTAGCTCCTGAAGGTGAAGTTGCAGGAGAGGCTAACTTAACAATAAACAATAAAACAGAAACAATTTATCTAAAAAACGGAAACAATACCGTTAAATTGGAAAACCTCACCGGAGGATCATACAACATAACAATTTTCTTCCCTGGAGATAAAAAATATTCAAACTCATCTGCAAATACAGTTTTAAACGTCAAAAAACACAACACAACAATGGATGTGACTGTTGAAGAGGATAAAATCACAGTTAAAGTCAATCCGTCAAATGCAACCGGAACAGTAAACTTATATATTAACGATCAATTGCAGCAATTAAACCTGACCAATGGAACTGCAACATTTGCTCCAAACTATAACAGATTCAACAACAGCATATTCGTCTACTACGAAGGAGATGACTACTATAACTACACTACATTCAACGCAACATATGAAAACAACAAATTGGCTAATCTAACAGGTTATGATGTATTGACTTATGATGGAGAAAGCGGAACAATTTATGTAACGTTAACTGATGAAAGCGGATATGGAATTTTCGGAAAAAACATTACAATAAGCATTAACAACAAAAAATACACTCATACAACCAATCAATCAGGAATAGCATCACTGACGCTGACACTTCCGATTGGAAATTACACAATAACATCAAAATATGATAATTACACAGCAGAAAATACTTTCACAGTGCTTAAAAATATAAACATGACTACTGTAGGAGATATTGAAGTATATGACAATGAAAGATTCCAATATTATGTTAAGTTAACTGACGGAAGAAACAACAATATCAAAAATGCAGAGGTTACATTCACTGTTAACGGCCAAAAATACATCAACAAAACTAATAATAACGGTATTGCAAGAATATTTTTAACACTAAACAAAGGAAACTACACAATTACTGCCAAATACAAAACAGAAACCTTAACAAATAAAATTAATGTTCGGGAAAACGATAATTACACATTAACTGCTAATGATTTGGAGATGTATTATCGTGACGGATCTGCATTTAATGTAACACTGAAAGACGGAAACGACAACACACTAAGCGGCAGAATAATCACATTCACAATCAATAATAACACATACCAAAGAACAACTGATAAAAATGGTGTGGCATCCATCCAAATAAACTTAGCACCAGGAAAATATGAAATAAAAACAACATACATAGACACATCAACTACCAATAAAATATTGATTAAAGACTATCCAGTTATCATCACTGGTGAAGATGTGGAAATGTATTATCGTGACGGTACCAACTACACTGTCAGCTTAAAAGACACAAGAGGAATCGCATTAACTAATGTCAATGTAATATTTACTGTTGATGGTGAAAACTACACAAGAACTACTAATAAAGATGGTATCGCATCCATTGCAATCAACCTGCCGGAAGGAACATACACAATAACAGCAACTTATAAAAATGCATCAACAACCAATAAAATTGTTGTTAAAGATTATGCACCAGTAATTACAGGAAACGATGTGGAAATGTATTATCGTGATGGTACAAACTACACTATCACATTGAAAAATACTAAAGGAGCACCACTAATTAATGTCGATGTAACATTCACAATAGATGGTGAAAACTACACAAGATCAACTAATTCTCAAGGTATCGCATCCATTACAATCAACCTGCCGGAAGGAACATACACAATAACTGCAACATATAAAAACGCTTCAACAACAAATAAAATTGTTGTTAAAGACTACGAACCGGTAATCACTGGAAGCGACATTGAAATGTATTATCGTGATGGAACAAACTACACAATCACATTGAAAAATACGCAGGGAACTCCGATTTCCAATGCTGATGTGATTTTCAATATCAACAACAGAAACTACACCAGAATAACCGATTCCAACGGTATTGCAAGAATAACAATCAACCTGCCGGCAGGAACATACACTATAAAAGCAACATATAAAAACGCTTCAACAACCAACAAAGTTACTGTTAAAGACTACGAACCGGTAATAACCGGAATAGATGTGGAAATGTATTATCGTGACGGTACTAATTACACAATCACATTGAAAAACAGTAAAGGCGATATCCTATCAAATAAAGTGGTTACATTCAATGTTGATGGTGATGACTATAACAGAACTACCAACAGCAATGGTGAAGCATCAGTGACAATTAACCTGCCAGCAGGAACATACACAATTAAAACAACATATAAAAATGTATCAACAACAAACAGGATTACAGTGAAAGAATATCCTCCAGTATTAACAACTGAGGACTTGGAAATGTATTTCCATGACAATTCAACATTCAAAGCAACCTTAACCAATACAAACGGTGATGTATTAACAAACAGGAAAGTTACATTCACAATTGGAAATGAAACATACACGGGAACTACTAATAATCAGGGTGTAGCATCTATTGCAATTAATTTGGCTCCTGGAAACTACACAATAAAAACAGCATACCAAAACTTAACTAAAACAAACAACATTGAAATCAGGACAAACTACAATCTTGAAACAAAAGATTTAGTCATGATTTACAAGGACGGATCAAGGTTTACTGCAAAACTGACTGACAAAAACGGTAACACTCTTAAAAATGCAACAGTTTTATTTACAATCAACGGACAGCTATACACAAGAAAAACCAATGATGAAGGAATTGCATCAATAGCAATCAATTTAAACAGCGGAATACATACAATCACAACAAGATACCAGGAAGAGTTTAAAACAAACAATATAACAATCAAAGCTACAGTTGAAGCAAAAGATGTTGTTAAAGTCTATAGAAACGCAACACAGTATTATGCGAAATTCACTGACAATGCTGGAAAAGTACTTAAAAATACGCAGGTCACATTCAACATCAATGGTGTCTATTACACAAGAACAACTAATGAATCTGGTGTTGCAAAACTAAACCTAAACCTCCAACAAGGAAAATATATACTAACAGCAATCAACCCAATAACCGGAGAAAACGCAGCAAACAACATCACAATACTGCCAACAATAACAGAAAACAGAGACATTACAAAATACTACAAGAACGCGACACAGTACACTGTCAAACTAATAAAACCTGATGGAAGCATTGCAGGAGCAGGAGAAAAAGTAACATTCAACATAAACGGAGTATACTACGAAAGAACAACCAACGAATCAGGAATCGCAAAAATGAACATAAACTTAAACCCTGGAGATTATATAATAACCGCTGAATATGCTGGTTGTAAAGTATCAAACAACATCAAAGTACTTCCAACAATAAAAGCACAGGATTTGACTAAAAAATATGGTGTTTCCAGCCCATTTACTGCAACGCTGCTTGACGGTACAGGAAAAGCACTTGCAAACGAAAAAGTAACATTCAACATCAATGGTGTATTCTATACAAGAACAACTGATGCTGATGGTATTGCAAAATTGAATATTAATTTGCAGGCTGGAAAATATATAATAACTTCAAGCTACAATGGACTGAATGTGGCAAACACCGTAACCGTACAAAGCTAA
- a CDS encoding IS4 family transposase — protein sequence MFSYFKSAIDNIVKPASFFVIDEKRFTRDSKFSFKDYVTFFCVNKGTSNQADLEDFIEDDFTNNLETITRQALSKQRVFINPLVFKEISKEYLRLIGYNRNNHFFKEYKGFRLYGGDESDFEIPDFEEVRRDFGIKDTPKYRKPAIAKFSSIMDLLNGFILDGIIGNYKQAELPLMHQNLDNIQDLIIPEKSIFIFDRGYNAMELYAHIMSINSYFIVRLKDKSYIDERYTIKENDSEIKIKLTKDRIKKFHNPSLKEEYGKEEHLNLRILTIELDNGKTETLLTNIFNKEFQIEDFKELYNLRWGIETNYNTMKNRLNIENYSGKKRITIEQDIYSKFLKYNVFQHYENYFNLLINRTQRQKGKLGLFKVNQAHLIRKLKKYLPIMILNPTPEIIRTYTKNLIISCTKSPNKSTKKQTTKRNPKKQRKFNLNYRPT from the coding sequence ATGTTTTCTTATTTTAAATCAGCAATTGATAATATTGTAAAACCAGCATCATTCTTTGTAATTGATGAAAAAAGATTTACAAGAGATAGTAAATTTTCATTCAAAGATTATGTGACTTTCTTTTGCGTAAACAAAGGCACTTCCAATCAAGCAGATCTTGAAGATTTCATCGAAGATGATTTCACCAACAATCTCGAAACAATAACAAGACAAGCACTATCCAAACAAAGAGTATTCATAAATCCACTAGTATTTAAAGAAATAAGTAAAGAATATTTACGTTTAATTGGTTATAATAGAAATAATCACTTTTTTAAGGAATACAAAGGTTTTCGTTTGTATGGTGGTGACGAATCTGATTTTGAAATTCCTGATTTTGAAGAAGTGCGAAGAGATTTTGGAATCAAAGACACACCAAAATACAGAAAACCTGCAATAGCCAAATTTTCATCAATAATGGACTTATTAAACGGATTTATACTCGATGGAATCATAGGAAACTACAAACAAGCAGAATTACCACTCATGCACCAAAATCTTGACAACATTCAAGACTTAATAATCCCAGAAAAATCAATTTTCATATTTGACAGAGGATACAATGCCATGGAACTATACGCACACATAATGTCCATAAATAGTTATTTTATAGTCAGATTAAAGGATAAAAGCTACATAGACGAACGGTACACAATTAAAGAAAACGACTCCGAAATCAAAATCAAACTAACCAAAGACAGAATAAAAAAATTCCACAACCCCTCATTAAAAGAAGAATATGGAAAAGAAGAACATCTAAATCTAAGAATACTAACCATTGAACTAGATAATGGAAAAACAGAAACATTATTAACAAACATTTTCAATAAAGAGTTCCAAATCGAAGATTTTAAAGAACTCTATAATTTACGCTGGGGAATCGAAACCAACTACAATACAATGAAAAACAGACTAAACATCGAAAATTACAGCGGCAAAAAAAGAATAACAATAGAACAAGACATATATTCAAAATTCCTAAAATATAACGTCTTTCAACATTACGAAAACTACTTCAACCTACTAATAAACAGAACGCAACGACAAAAAGGAAAACTTGGACTCTTCAAGGTAAATCAAGCACACTTAATTCGAAAATTAAAAAAATATTTGCCTATAATGATTTTAAACCCAACACCAGAAATAATACGAACTTACACAAAAAATCTGATAATTTCCTGCACGAAATCCCCAAACAAATCCACGAAAAAACAGACAACAAAAAGAAACCCTAAAAAACAGAGAAAATTCAATCTGAATTACAGACCAACATAA
- a CDS encoding HEPN domain-containing protein, with translation MSEIEEYMNKANDKLISAKALYDVDQFSTSVSACYYCMFNVAKTLLIKKGFKPKTHTGVISLFGQEYVLNDSFDRKISKYLSSTQSLREAADYDAVDDIDQTIANDCINKAEEFMNEAKKFL, from the coding sequence TTGTCTGAAATTGAGGAGTATATGAACAAAGCAAATGATAAATTGATTTCCGCTAAGGCATTGTATGATGTTGATCAATTTTCCACCAGTGTTAGTGCATGTTATTATTGCATGTTCAATGTTGCTAAAACATTACTGATTAAAAAAGGATTCAAACCTAAAACGCATACTGGCGTGATCTCATTATTTGGTCAAGAGTATGTTTTGAATGACTCTTTTGACAGAAAAATCTCTAAATATTTGTCAAGCACACAATCTTTAAGAGAAGCCGCTGATTATGATGCTGTTGATGATATTGATCAAACTATTGCCAATGATTGTATCAATAAGGCTGAAGAATTCATGAATGAAGCTAAAAAATTTTTATAA
- a CDS encoding nucleotidyltransferase domain-containing protein translates to MNNRFEIAREFAESINSDKIVKIILFGSVARGDDTENSDIDILIISDYRSEIWDDIVDMIGEFVLEKQELISAHIMSTDRFNTTQDYSFLSNVLAEGEVLV, encoded by the coding sequence ATGAATAATAGATTTGAGATTGCTCGTGAGTTTGCAGAGTCAATAAATTCCGATAAAATCGTGAAAATTATATTATTTGGTTCCGTTGCTCGTGGCGATGACACTGAAAATTCAGACATAGACATTTTAATAATATCTGATTATCGCAGTGAAATCTGGGATGATATTGTAGATATGATTGGAGAGTTTGTTCTTGAGAAACAGGAATTGATTTCTGCTCACATAATGAGTACAGATAGATTCAATACAACACAAGATTATTCATTTTTATCAAATGTTTTAGCGGAGGGAGAGGTACTTGTCTGA
- a CDS encoding Bro-N domain-containing protein has product MADETKIKLFQNQEVRLKWDDEIEEYYFSVVDVVGILSESKNPNNYWKVLKKRLKYEGVELVTICNQLKLPSHKDGKMYKTDVATAKQLFRIIQSIPSPNAEPFKQWLAQVGSERLDEIADPEIAIERAVATYREKGYSEE; this is encoded by the coding sequence ATGGCTGATGAAACAAAAATTAAGTTATTTCAAAATCAGGAAGTAAGGCTGAAATGGGATGATGAAATAGAAGAGTACTATTTTTCAGTAGTGGACGTTGTTGGAATTCTTAGTGAAAGTAAAAATCCAAATAATTATTGGAAAGTATTGAAAAAAAGACTTAAATATGAAGGTGTTGAGTTGGTTACAATTTGTAACCAACTGAAATTACCATCACATAAAGACGGTAAAATGTATAAAACAGATGTTGCTACAGCAAAACAGTTATTCCGTATCATTCAATCAATACCTTCACCAAATGCTGAACCATTTAAACAATGGTTAGCTCAAGTGGGCAGTGAAAGACTTGATGAGATAGCAGACCCTGAAATAGCTATTGAAAGGGCAGTTGCCACTTACCGTGAAAAAGGATATAGTGAAGAATGA
- a CDS encoding ATP-binding protein, with amino-acid sequence MLKKEELISNFIKNELNDVPNVLSRDLSKNNKKFNARDELNELKGYVDTFLNEDTSNKIVVLPGLRGVGKTTLILQLYEYLMKEKNIPPKNILYMSFDDLNDFVECSIREMVEIYLKDVFNENLRTLNEKVFIFIDESQIDKKWAKTGKIIYDKSYNIFVIFTGSSALHLEQNDDLARRMRKKSITPLNYTQHLKLKYDLNTFNLSDDLRNLIFTGNIDSAVKSEFETNSMLTNCIKYNSNDWDEYFKFGAFPILFDKKTHREICEDLVEITERVITKDLSQIKELSSANQSNAKRILRYFALQQPGELTHANLANYLKTSTANVNKILDLLEKTHLIFHCEAYGGSAKRVKKSWKYYFATPSIRHALSRKVGNPLLGSDDYEGLLLENLIASNLFNLSNRRFTNFTIYYDANKKTNVDFLIQEETENIIPIEVGRGKKKKYQIEDAINRYDCEYGIVVANNTKTIKRKENVIYIPPMTFSFL; translated from the coding sequence ATGTTAAAAAAAGAAGAATTAATTTCTAATTTTATTAAAAATGAATTGAATGATGTTCCTAATGTTTTAAGCAGAGATTTATCTAAAAATAATAAAAAATTCAATGCAAGGGATGAATTAAATGAACTAAAAGGATATGTTGATACTTTTTTAAATGAAGATACATCAAATAAGATTGTAGTTTTACCTGGCCTGAGAGGAGTTGGCAAAACAACCCTGATTCTGCAGCTTTATGAATATTTAATGAAAGAAAAGAACATTCCTCCCAAAAATATCTTATACATGTCTTTTGATGATTTAAATGATTTTGTTGAATGCAGCATTCGTGAAATGGTTGAAATATATTTAAAGGACGTGTTTAATGAGAACTTAAGAACTTTAAACGAAAAGGTTTTCATATTCATCGATGAATCACAAATCGATAAGAAATGGGCAAAGACCGGAAAAATCATCTATGATAAATCATATAATATATTCGTCATATTTACAGGTTCATCAGCACTCCATCTGGAACAAAATGATGATCTTGCAAGGAGAATGCGTAAAAAATCAATAACTCCCTTAAACTACACACAACACCTTAAATTAAAATATGACTTAAATACATTTAACCTATCGGATGATTTAAGAAATCTGATATTTACCGGAAATATAGATAGTGCCGTCAAATCAGAATTTGAAACCAACAGTATGCTGACTAATTGCATAAAATACAATTCTAATGACTGGGATGAATATTTTAAATTCGGTGCTTTTCCAATACTTTTTGATAAAAAGACACACAGGGAGATATGTGAAGATTTAGTTGAAATAACAGAAAGAGTCATTACTAAAGACCTGTCCCAGATAAAAGAACTCTCATCCGCTAATCAATCAAATGCAAAACGAATATTAAGATATTTTGCCCTCCAACAGCCTGGTGAGTTAACACATGCAAATCTTGCGAATTATTTAAAAACATCCACTGCAAATGTCAATAAAATATTGGATCTGCTTGAAAAAACCCATCTGATTTTCCATTGCGAAGCATATGGAGGTTCAGCCAAAAGGGTTAAAAAATCATGGAAATATTATTTTGCAACACCTAGCATCAGACACGCACTGTCAAGAAAAGTTGGAAACCCATTACTTGGAAGCGATGATTATGAAGGACTTCTATTAGAAAATCTAATAGCATCAAATCTCTTTAATCTGTCCAACAGGAGATTCACCAATTTCACAATATACTATGATGCAAACAAAAAAACTAATGTCGATTTTTTAATCCAGGAGGAAACCGAAAACATCATTCCAATTGAAGTGGGTCGTGGAAAGAAAAAGAAATATCAAATTGAAGATGCCATTAACAGATATGATTGTGAATATGGAATAGTTGTTGCAAATAATACAAAAACAATAAAAAGGAAAGAAAATGTAATCTACATACCTCCAATGACATTTTCATTTTTATGA